From a single Pelodiscus sinensis isolate JC-2024 chromosome 4, ASM4963464v1, whole genome shotgun sequence genomic region:
- the RPLP2 gene encoding large ribosomal subunit protein P2, protein MRYVAAYLLAVLGGNDSPNSKDLKKILDSVGIEMDDERMNKVISELNGKNIEDVIAQGHGKLASMPVGGAVAVSAAAGSAAPAASTAPAAAEEKKEEKKEESEESDDDMGFGLFD, encoded by the exons ATGAGATACGTTGCAGCTTATCTTCTGGCTGTCCTTGGGGGCAATGACTCCCCCAATTCAAAGGACTTAAAGAAGATTCTCGACAGTGTAGGCATTGAGATGGATGATGAACGCATGAACAAG GTTATTAGTGAACTGAATGGAAAAAATATAGAAGATGTCATTGCTCAGG GTCATGGCAAACTCGCCAGCATGCCAGTTGGTGGAGCTGTAGCCGTCTCAGCTGCTGCAGgttctgctgctcctgctgctagcactgctcctgctgctg CTgaggagaagaaagaagagaagaaagaggAGTCTGAGGAATCGGATGATGACATGGGATTTGGCCTATTTGACTAA